The region ATGCCAGCAGAAGAAAAGGAATATCAAGCAGAAATGACAGCATATGCGGTAGCAAACTACTTTGATATTGATACCAGTGATTATTCACTACCCTATTTAGCTAACTGGACTCAAGATAAAGAGATGAAGGATAAAACTAATTTACTGGAAGGTGTACGTGAAACTGCCATTGAGTTTATTCATGAAATAGAGCCTGAATTAATAAAAGAACGCGAAAAAGAACATGCACAAGAATCAGTGAAAAACTATGAGGATGGTCTCTATTGGTATGAAATGCTACACCGTCCTGTGTCATTGGGTTGTCAGCCTAAAGGCTTTGTTGATTTTATGGAGGATAAAGGGAACCATGGAATTTTGGCATATGAAAGAGAATTAACAGAAAAAGAATTAAGTGATTTTGAAATGCAGGAATGGGATATAGATCAAGAAAAAGAAAAGCAGCAAACTAATGAATTAACTAAAAGGCAAGAGCTAGAAATGGAGTTGGAAATGTAGGGGGTGATTATTCCCCCTTTCCAAGCAAACAGCCTTTTACTTAACCGCCTATGAAAATTGTATAATTGTTGCTATTAAAAATTGCAAATAATATAAAGATGTTACCCTCTCTTAGATACCTTCTGCATACGTTTTTGTTGGTTAATCAAATCGCCAGCCTTCATGTGTCATTTTAAAGTTTTTTACTTTTCTTATATACTTAACCATGGTTTCTTTTGTTAATTGCTGCATTTTATTCGGGGTGTAACGAATCGTGCCGGATTGATTTTCGTCATACCATTGATATACCGTGTTTCCAGTCCGTTTAATAACAATATGGTGCTTGGTATAGAGTTGCTGCTTTGTAGCAGATAGATCATTGATTACTTCTTGAATAGCAGCATCAAGCATACTTAGAAATACATTCAATGATTCTAATGAACTGTATCTCTGAAAATGTTTTTTATCTTGTTCAAATATCTTTAAAACAAAAGGCAATATGATAAAATCCTGTGTAAGTTGCTGTAATTCTTCATCCATGCCATCACCTCAAATCAAATTGGTAAAGCTATTTTCATTTTAAATAAGGTTAAAAAAGAATCCAAGCTTTACTCCTTTGATATACATTGTTCAAACATTGGTTTTATGGTAAAAATAAAGTGAGTGAGTATTCGGCAAACGGGCCAGTTAATGGAATAAATAAGGATTGTAATGTGGGCGTTTCCTACATTTGCAATTGTGTTATTATTGGAAATAACGTTGGCAAAGGGGAGGATTAAGATTAAAAAATCTTGGTTTACTAACGATGTTATTTTGCAAATTTATTTCTGTTTTGGAAACAAGAATGATATGCCTAAAAAAATTAGTCCGATAGTAAGGCCAACTGGTTCATAAGCGTAATAAATCGACGCAGGCATTTTTTCGGTCACCCGAACAAAACTTAAAATCAGCTTTGAAACAAGTGTGAGCATTACTATTCCGTAGGCTATATATTGAAAAACTTCTCGCTTGTTTAATTTGATTTTATCCATATAAAACACACCTTTCTATGAAATATTCCACTTTGTATAATTATGACATAGTTAATTTAAGGTTTCATGGTATTTTTTGAAAATGATATTTTATTACTATTTATCTTGGTTTTGGACCTTTGTCCATTATCAACATCTTAAAGAAAGCCTGCAATTGCACATCTAAAATGGTTTGTAATTTTCATCAAAAGGGCGCTTATCTGTAATAAAGATCGACGCCCGTATTTTACATAAGAGCCATAAAATGAAATAGTTAATGTTAAATAATTTTGATAAAGTAAAGATTGAGGTGTTGTTAATGAATCTAAAAAAAATCCAGTTAATTATTGGACTTCCATCTGGGATTCTGTTGCTTACATCTTTATTTCTAGATTACAGAATTGGATTATTTATATCATTGGGCGGTGGTCTTGTAGCACTAATTATTAGACAAATACGCTTACAAAAATATGTGTATATGCTAGGTCATCCCGATAGACACCTTAGTCGTGGGGATTCTGATGATCTGTTAGAGAAAGCAGAAACTTATGAAATAGATTATAGAGAAGATAATAAATAAACAATTGGGCGCACATCCGAAATAATTGCGCCCTTTCTTGGTATCGCGCCATTTAATGGGAAAAGGAAGGTGATATCATTGCTCAAAAATAAAATTCAACCAATATTGCTTTTTGCGTTATTTATTACTTCAATGACATGGCTGACGAGCGCTTATAGTAGCTTTTCCAATCATGAAATAAAAAACGGCATTATATATACAATATTATTTGTTTTTCTTTTTGGATTAGCAATTTGGGGCTTTATTAGTAACAAAAGACTTGACCACAAAAAAGAGTAAAATGAGGGATATGCCTGTTAAATGGTTGGGCGCAAATCCGGAACAAAGGTTTCCTCCTTTTTCATGTAGTCCAATTTATGAAAAAAGAGCGAATCCTTTTATATATGGATTTCGTTTTATATATTGGGGATTTAAACCTAACTAGAAATGGGGGTTCATGATGTAGATTACGATTATTGCAGCAGTTGCAGCTGTTGTTCTTTTTTCTTATAAAGGTAAATGGTTAGCTTGTTCAGTTATAGGACTCGAAGATGGAATAAGAATGGCACAAAAGTTGGTGATTGAATGAGTGAAAAGGTTTGGAAAACATTAAGGATTACCGGTTTAGTTGTTGGATTTTCAATCTTTTTATTTTTAATTTCTTATTTTGAAACTCCTCAGGATGTTTCTAAGTCATATTTTGGTATATCCCTAATTGTAATCCTGTTTGTATGTGCAATCTTTTTAATTTTTGATAGGATAAAGGTTCAAGTCACTGAAGAAGTTAATGTTAAAACCTTTATATACACAGGGTTGGTTCTGATAATTATGTATTTAATGGCTAAAATCATATAAAGTTGGATATTAGCACGGTATGACTATTCAAGAATTGGGCGCTTTTCCCTAATAAGGATTAGTGCCATACCGCATATAAGAGCCATATTGTATAATGAATCCAATTCGTTTAACATTACAAAAGGTTTTGAATCGGGGGATATAACCAATGAAAAGAATATTTCTTTTTGTAATGGTTTTGTTTGTAAGTGCTTTATTAGCGGGATGTGGAAATAGATCAGACTTTCAAGGTATCGTTCATGAGGTGAAAGAATCCAGTATTGCCGTTGTGACAGATGACGTTGAACCTGAGGCTTCATATCCAGTTTATGAAGTTTTTGTTGATGACAAAACTGAGATCAAGGGACCCGTTAATGAATTCTCAAAATTAAAGGCTGATCAAAAGGTGGAAATTTGGGTAAAAGGTGAATGGAATAATGACCCTGAAAACAAAATGGTCGCAAATAAAATCATAGTTAGTAAGAAGTGAAGAGTATTCACCAATCGGGCGCTTTTCCCTAATAAGGATTAGTGCCATACCGCATATAAGAGCCATATTGTATAATGAATCCAATTCGTTTAACATTACAAAAGGTTTTGAATCGGGGGATATAACCAATGAAAAGAATATTTCTTTTTGTAATGGTTTTGTTTGTAAGTGCTTTATTAGCGGGATGTGGAAATAGATCAGACTTTCAAGGTATCGTTCATGAGGTGAAAGAATCCAGTATTGCCGTTGTGACAGATGACGTTGAACCTGAGGCTTCATATCCAGTTTATGAAGTTTTTGTTGATGACAAAACTGAGATCAAGGGACCCGTTAATGAATTCTCAAAATTAAAGGCTGATCAAAAGGTGGAAATTTGGGTAAAAGGTGAATGGAATAATGACCCTGAAAACAAAATGGTCGCAAATAAAATCATAGTTAGTAAGAAGTGAAGAGTATTCACCAATCGGGCGCAGTTGTGGAGGAAGGAAGCACTGTGTTTGAATTGGGCCAGATTGTTTAGCAACGCTCGTAAAGCAAATGGATTTTTTATGTTAGGATAAATGGTGATTGTGAAGAAATGTACTTAAAGTAACGGGCAGGTTAGTTCAGATTCTGTTTTATTTAAATAAAAGACGGTGAAAAAAGCACCGTCTATAATTCGCTATTTATTTTGTGTTAATTCTTTGTAATAAAGGTAATTGACTTTATGCTTGGTAGCCATTAACTGCGAAGCCAAAACCGCCGTATAAACAGTGGTTAGTACAATTGCTCCAATACCAAGACCTGAAAGGTTTATCTTATTAGATGTACTCATTCCATTATTACTTGTGCTCATAGCATTATTACTTGTGGGTGCTTCTGCCATTTTATTAACCCCCTAATTTGTTATAGGGGTATTATTTGTAAAGGCATTTAAACTTATACTCTAAAAAATAACTGAGAGAAAGAAAAGAGGCAGGTCTTAAAACCTTTAAGTTTGTGAACAAATATACTTAAACAAACGGGCGCTTTCGCGGAAGAAGATGCGCAGTTTCTGTGTTGTAAAATTGCAACTATTAATAGTTTTCTTTTTCATATATACTTTAAATACTATGTGAACTACACAGGAAGTGTTTAATAATGTTTGATGACTTAAAATCAGATTGCAAGAATTGCTTTGGGTTATGCTGTGTAGCATTGCCTTATACAGAATCAGCTGATTTTCCGTTTAACAAAGACGGTGGAGAACCTTGCCGACATTTATGTTCAAATAATTTGTGTTCAATACATGACGAGTTAAGAGACAAAGGCTTTCGTGGTTGTGTAGCTTATGAGTGTTTTGGTGCTGGGCAGCATGTTTCACAAAATATTTATAAGGGTGAAGACTGGCGAAAAGACCCAGAACGTGCTGAAGAAATGTTTGCCGTATTTCCTCTTGTCCAACAATTGCATGAAATGCTTTGGTATCTGAAACAGGCTTTGATTTTAAAGGAAACCCAATCATTTCACTCTAGTCTACAAAAGATGTACGAAGAAACGGTTGAGTTAACCATAAAAACATCTAAAGAGATATTAGAAATAGATATTGTTGCACATAGAAACAAAGTGAACGCTATATTGATAGAGACAAGCAAATTATATCGTGCGGACCTTATTAATAAGAGTAAAAAGAAAAGGGAAAAGAAATTCTTGGATTACTTAGGGGCAAATCTAAAAGGGTTGAATTTACAAGGCGAAAATTTTAGAGGAATACTAATGATTGCAGCTGATTTAAGCCATAGTGATTTGAGAAAGGCTGATTTTATTGGGGCTGACCTTAGGGACGCAGAACTAAGTGGTGCTAACTTGAAAGAAGCTCTCTTTCTGACGCAGTCACAAATTAATTCAGCAAAAGGAGATCATCACACGCAAATTCCCGACTATTTAGAGAAACCAAGCCATTGGTTGAATTAAAGGATTACAATTTACTTTTGGATAAGGTCTTTGAAATGATCTTCCTTAATCGGGCGAGCTTGTTTAACAGGTCGTCCTTTTTGAATCGGATCTTATTATGTAGGAGTTGTCATTCTCGAACGAATGATATCTTTGAAAGACGTGGGAATTTCATTATTTATTTGAAAAAAATTTAAGGAAAGTGGAGGGGCTAAACCTCCACTTTGTTGACTAAATAATATCCCTGACATAACAGCCCTAATAAGTTTTTGTTCGATATATCTTACGTGAGTAATTTAGTTTTTGCATTATTCATTTACCCAGTTACATCATTATGGTTCAAGAAAAGGGCGCCTTTCCGGAATAATGAGTAACAATATAGCATCTATAAAAGATTTTTAAATTACATAAGCTATCGCTAAGAAATATTTCAAATGGAGGTATTACATTGAAAAAAGGAATAGCGATAGCGGTATTGATTTTAATAAGTACGTTTGTATTTAGTTTTATGGATTGGAATGGATCAGCATCTACTCAAGCAGTTAATAATGATACATTTGAAGATAAGATTAAAAACTTTGGAAAGAAATTGACCAATAAACTTCCTAAATCATACAGCATGGAAGATGCTATTGAAAATGGCGATATCGTGGTACAAAATGGTATTAGCTCAAAAGAAAGGGAAAAAATTGATCAATTCATAGAAAATGTGAAAAATGACAAACCAGATTTTATTCGTTTCCCCTAATTTATACCAAATGGTACTGCGATTAAGGAGTATCAATTTAATGGGGAGCTTATTTACTATAGTTTTGACACCTCACGGCTACAGGGTCAAAAGCCAAAGTCTACAGAGATGACTATTGTAAAAAACTTGTTATCAATAGCGAAATGTCATACTTAGCAAAATGCTACAAACATGACAAAAAAATTGAGTTTTAATACGTTAGGTTTTTTCAGAAATATGACTTAAACTGGTATTCAATAAACGGGCGCAGTTGGGGAATAAAGACCAGCGCCCAAATGCCATTGTAGGGCACGTTTATGTAACACGATAAGGTAGAAGGGAACAAGTGCCTGTCAGTTAGAGCATCGTTATTTGGTTCGTGCATAATACGGTTCATGAGCATACTGCTTAATAAAGTTATGAGCAGTATGCTAGAATATATTCGAGAATGATAAAGGGAGGAAGTACTATATGAGTCGACACATTGCAGTCCTTGTAACAGACATGGTAGAAGAAATTGAATTAACTGATCCTGTGAAAGCTTACAAAGAGGCTGGGCATACGGTAGATATTATCAGTAATGAAGCAAAAAAAACCATCAATGGCAAAAATGGAGACGAAATACAAGCGGATAGAGGCATAGATGAAGTAAATGCAAACGATTATGATGCATTACTCGTACCTGGCGGGTTTTCTCCTGACTTACTACGTATTAATCCGAAGAATAGTGAGTTTGCGAAAACATTTTTCCAAGACAATAAACCCATATTTTCAATTTGCCATGGTCCACAGTTTCTCGTTAATACAGACCAACTAAAAGGTAGAGAGCTAACAAGTTTTGTTTCCGTAAGAAAAGACTTGGAAAATGCAGGAGCAACTGTAAAAGATGAAGAAGTAATCGTAGATGGAAACCTTGTAACAAGCAGAACACCTGATGATCTTCCTGCATTCAATCGCGAATCTCTAAAGCTTTTAGAAAAATAATTTGTCAATCGTATAGGGGGGCTGTTAATCATGCAGCCTCTCTTTATTTTTTATTTGATAATAGACAAAGCGCTCATGCCCATCTGCCATGATCTTCGTCAAACGGGCGCAATCCTTGAATAAGGTAGCGCCCTTGGACCTTTTAGAAGTCAAGGGGATTTAACGATGAATATTTACTATGATAGTTATTTCAAGACACTTAAAAAGAACTTTATGTTAGTAATCATGGCAATTGTTTTGTTAATTCCAACTTTTTTCATATGGGCTGGCGTTCCTTTTTTTATCATTGGTGGGGTAATGGAGAGTTTAACCACTAACCCATTACTTGTTCATTTATGTATTTCACTATCGGGAGGATTTCTATTTTCTTTACCCTTTATGCCAATCAATTTAAAGGCTGCAAAAAATATAGACAACAATACAGCAGGGTATGATGTAGCAAAGTACTTTATTTACGTACAAACAATATTCATATTAGTATGTTCAGTGATTTTTGGAGTGATTTCAAATATCATTATCCAGCTATAGGACGCTTTCCTAAAACAAAGGTTCAACGCATATTTTCATTTTATGATTATCGGGGAGATTGAGGTGATTTAATTGAAGAAGGCAATGTCGCTACTCGCTTTCATTTTTATTGTTATCTTTATAATAGGCTCTTTTCCCTCGATTACAAGTGCTTGTTCATGTGCAGAATTACCAAGTGTAGAAGAAGAATTTGAACGTTCAAAAGCCGTATTTAGCGGGAAAGTTGTTGATATAAAAGAGAAATGGAGTTTAAGAGGATATACACCTAAATCCGTTCTATTTGAGGTCACGAACACCTGGAAGGGTGTTGAACAATCACAAATTATCATTACCACTGGTCAAGGTGGTGGAGACTGTGGGTATAAATTTACACAGGGAAAAGAATATTTGGTTTATGCTAACGAATCAACTATGTATGGGGCAAAAACACTTGTGTCAACCATGTGTGATCGTACCGATGTGTTGAGTTCTTCACAGGATTTGGAAGTGCTTGGAGAAGGGAAGCCCCCAACAGAAGAGGTTGATTTAAGTGCTGAACATAATGGAAACCAGATATATATTCGGGCTACAGTGGTTGTAGCCATTGGCATTATTATGTTATTCATTTTGGTTAGACGTAAAAAATTGAATTAATTGTGGGGGCAATCTTCAGCAAAAGCTAATCTTTAATAAGAGTTAGCGCCGCTATTGCGTCATAGGGCTATACACGGAATAAAATCTTGTGTAAATAACAGAAATTTGAAATAATAATTAATGAGCAAAGGGGCAAGCAACAAGAAAATAATTTTAAGTAGGGGGAAAGAAATGTATTGGGAGACTTTACCTAATTGGTTTTGGATACTCAATTACTTATTTTTATTAATAACATTAGTGGCGGCAATATATAGTGTTGTGAAAAAAATAATAGACGGTTTGTCCATTGTAGCGATTGTATTTACTGTAACAGTTCCAGTAATTGGTCTGCTAAATAGTCTTGGAAGAACGGAAGGAATGGACGAATTGGAATATCTAGTTAACCAGTTACAACAAGGTTCTGTATGGTCAATTGTAGTAATCATAGGCTATTTATATTTGTTAATATGGTGGTTTTTATTTCTATTTAAAAGTAAACCAAAAAAGGGCTCTTATTAATGTAAGGGGCCCGAATTTTTAATAAGAATTACCGCTAAGGGGGACAATTGATTGGGGATTCTAATTATTATACTTCCGTATATCTCAATTATGGTTGGTCTTGCTTTTATCACATTAGGGCTTTGGGAATTGAGAGAAGGGGTAAATAGGAAGAAATATATAAAGTATATGTTTACAGGATTGTGTTTGATAGTTATTTTAGCTCCATTTATTAAGTTTTTTGGTAGTGCTTACGGTATCTCATTTGGTTAAATCCTTGGTATTAATTATACATAAATAAACAATACCCAATATCAGAAAAGTAAACTTCAATAACGGGCGCATATCTGGAATAAGATTTGGCGTCTAGGATGTAAAGAGTCATTTGCTGATAAGGAAATTCATAAAAGTAGGGAGTATACGAGAGCTAATATGGACTTAAAGAATGAAAAGGACATTTTAATAGTAATTAATGAAGATGATTGGATGATGGATATTTTAACGACGGCAAAGTCACTGAATTTACCCGATTGGTGGGTGTGTGCTGGTTTTGTTCGTTCAAAAATTTGGGATATATTACATGGTTATAGCGAAAGGACACCTATGCCTGATATTGATGTAATTTATTTTGATGATACAAATATAAGTGAGACCGAAGAAAAAAAGCTTGAGCGAAATCTGAATAATATGCACCCTAATATACCTTGGTCTGTAAAGAATGAGGCAAGAATGCACCTTGTAAATAAAATTCCATCTTATTCATCGTCATTTGATGCTATATCCAAATTTCCAGAAACAGCAACATCCTTAGGCGTAAAATTGGATGAACGTAATGCTTTAACATTAGCTGCCCCACATGGAGTTGATGATCTTTTGAATTTAGAGGTAAAGCCAACCGATTATTTTAAAGAGGATAAGGAACGTGTTGCTATCTATGAGGAACGTATAGCAAAGAAAAATTGGAAATCAAATTGGGATAAGATTAAGATTCAGCATATTAAGTCATATTAAACTAACGGACGCAGTCTGAATAAGCAATCCGAACATATACAGATCGTGAAGGTGAACCGAAGATAATTCTTGAAAAAAAGTTTATAAAACTATACTGCAAACGGGCGCTAATCTTTAATAAGAGTTAGCCAATATTGATCATTGAACCCTTTTGTGAAACAGTGTTATAAAGGGGGCTAAACTTGAATAAAAAGGATATTTTAGGGACTTTATCGATACTAACGGTTTTAATTAGTGTGATTTTCTTCTTTATCATAAGAGGACCAGATGCGAATTTAATTTTAGGTGTAATCGTGTTTGCTGTGCTTTCGGTGCTTGGTATTATTTTTGCAATAGCCTCGAAAAAGTTTTGGTGTATTTTAATCGGAATCATATTAAACGGAGCAGTATTAATAGGTGCTTATTTCCTTTTGCTTGCAATGGGAATTAGTGAGCCATAACAATTTTCGGTTAAAAATTGTACTGCGATACGATCGGGCGCTTTCACGGAATAAACAGAGTCCAAAAGCCAAAGGGGTAGTGTATAAATAAGCTACTATATCAAACATGAAAGGAAGAAGCTTTAAATGGCACAGCTTGAATTGCAGATGTATGAATATAATGAATGGGCAAATAGACAAATTTTCAACCGATTAAGGGAGCTTCCCAAGGATGTTTATCGTCAAGAAGTTCAAAGTGTGTTTCCATCGGTATCTCATGTTTTAGCCCATGTTTATCTTTCTGATCTTGGGTGGATAGAAGTTTTTTCTGGTAAAAATATGAATGACTCATTGATGCTACAAAAGCAACTAAAAGAGGAAACAGTGTCAAAAGAAATAGAAGAAATGGAAACGATGTTTCTTAAACTGTCAGAACGATACAAGTTGTTCTTAAGTAAAATTGAAAACATAGATAAATCTCTTGTGATTGAAAATCCGAATGGTGATTTGATGGAAACAAGTGTATTTGAGCAAGTTCCCCATGTTGTGAATCATGGA is a window of Virgibacillus ihumii DNA encoding:
- a CDS encoding pentapeptide repeat-containing protein — encoded protein: MFDDLKSDCKNCFGLCCVALPYTESADFPFNKDGGEPCRHLCSNNLCSIHDELRDKGFRGCVAYECFGAGQHVSQNIYKGEDWRKDPERAEEMFAVFPLVQQLHEMLWYLKQALILKETQSFHSSLQKMYEETVELTIKTSKEILEIDIVAHRNKVNAILIETSKLYRADLINKSKKKREKKFLDYLGANLKGLNLQGENFRGILMIAADLSHSDLRKADFIGADLRDAELSGANLKEALFLTQSQINSAKGDHHTQIPDYLEKPSHWLN
- a CDS encoding type 1 glutamine amidotransferase domain-containing protein: MSRHIAVLVTDMVEEIELTDPVKAYKEAGHTVDIISNEAKKTINGKNGDEIQADRGIDEVNANDYDALLVPGGFSPDLLRINPKNSEFAKTFFQDNKPIFSICHGPQFLVNTDQLKGRELTSFVSVRKDLENAGATVKDEEVIVDGNLVTSRTPDDLPAFNRESLKLLEK
- a CDS encoding nucleotidyltransferase family protein — its product is MDLKNEKDILIVINEDDWMMDILTTAKSLNLPDWWVCAGFVRSKIWDILHGYSERTPMPDIDVIYFDDTNISETEEKKLERNLNNMHPNIPWSVKNEARMHLVNKIPSYSSSFDAISKFPETATSLGVKLDERNALTLAAPHGVDDLLNLEVKPTDYFKEDKERVAIYEERIAKKNWKSNWDKIKIQHIKSY
- a CDS encoding DinB family protein; protein product: MAQLELQMYEYNEWANRQIFNRLRELPKDVYRQEVQSVFPSVSHVLAHVYLSDLGWIEVFSGKNMNDSLMLQKQLKEETVSKEIEEMETMFLKLSERYKLFLSKIENIDKSLVIENPNGDLMETSVFEQVPHVVNHGTYHRGNITAMLRQMGYASVPTDYGLYLYLKQMENNQE